A region from the Phycisphaerales bacterium genome encodes:
- a CDS encoding polyprenyl synthetase family protein — protein sequence MITPIDPFATLPAIESSLVRYVDSLSTTPRTHKAVRYALLGGGKRLRPLLAWWAAAACGLDPTRSLGAGRAVELVHAFSLVHDDLPALDNDDLRRGRPTLHKHAGEALAILAGDLLLTLAFETIQQVAPSSAHALEMSLELSSATRAMIDGQVCDTIGDELPIGIVSGTHAARVRTDPSGDHTALDRIEGIHRLKTGALIRAACRLGVLGSGGSSRDPRFKAITAFAEAAGLMFQIVDDLIDLEQSAEHAGKKTGKDAAAGKVTYPGVVGIDEARAEVARLREVCLQSLKPLGPSADGLLALGNALATRTR from the coding sequence ATGATCACCCCGATCGATCCATTCGCGACCCTCCCCGCGATCGAGTCGTCGCTCGTCCGGTATGTCGACTCGCTCTCGACCACGCCCAGGACGCATAAGGCGGTGCGATACGCCCTGCTCGGCGGCGGCAAGCGCCTCCGTCCGCTCTTGGCTTGGTGGGCCGCCGCGGCGTGCGGCCTTGATCCGACGCGTTCGCTCGGAGCCGGACGGGCCGTCGAACTCGTCCACGCGTTCAGCCTGGTCCACGACGATCTCCCCGCGCTTGACAACGACGATCTCCGTCGCGGGAGGCCCACACTCCACAAGCACGCGGGCGAGGCCCTCGCCATCCTCGCGGGCGATCTCTTGCTCACGCTCGCCTTCGAGACCATCCAGCAGGTCGCGCCGTCGTCCGCCCATGCCTTGGAAATGTCGCTCGAACTCTCGTCGGCCACACGCGCGATGATCGATGGTCAGGTCTGCGACACGATCGGCGACGAACTTCCCATCGGCATCGTGTCTGGCACTCATGCCGCACGAGTCAGGACCGATCCGAGTGGCGATCACACCGCGCTCGACCGAATCGAGGGCATCCACCGTCTCAAGACGGGCGCCCTCATCCGGGCCGCATGCCGACTGGGTGTCCTGGGCTCGGGCGGCTCATCTCGTGACCCACGGTTCAAGGCGATCACCGCCTTTGCCGAGGCCGCGGGTCTGATGTTCCAGATCGTGGACGACCTGATCGATCTCGAGCAGAGCGCCGAGCATGCCGGCAAGAAGACGGGGAAGGATGCCGCCGCGGGGAAGGTGACGTATCCGGGCGTCGTCGGCATCGACGAGGCCCGTGCGGAGGTCGCACGCTTGCGCGAGGTCTGCCTCCAGTCGCTCAAACCGCTCGGGCCATCGGCGGATGGCCTCCTCGCACTCGGGAACGCCCTGGCCACACGCACGCGATAG
- a CDS encoding PTS sugar transporter subunit IIA, which yields MNLLDILTLDCIRVPLQGQEKRAVIHELVDVLSDAGRVGDPKALKDAVWTREQTRTTGIGNGLAIPHGKCAGMASLSMAIGKPAKPLDFEAIDSQPVRLVVLLASPPDRTSDHIQALARVTRLMIMDDFRERIYAAQSSEEIFALLQSQENKS from the coding sequence ATGAACCTTCTCGACATCCTCACGCTCGACTGCATCCGCGTTCCCCTCCAAGGCCAGGAGAAGCGCGCCGTTATCCACGAACTCGTCGATGTCCTCTCCGACGCCGGCCGCGTCGGCGACCCCAAGGCCCTCAAAGACGCCGTCTGGACCCGCGAGCAGACCCGGACCACCGGCATCGGCAATGGGCTGGCCATCCCCCACGGCAAGTGCGCCGGCATGGCGAGCCTCTCCATGGCCATCGGCAAGCCCGCCAAGCCCCTCGACTTTGAGGCCATCGACAGCCAGCCCGTCCGACTGGTCGTCCTCCTCGCCAGCCCCCCCGATCGCACGAGCGACCATATCCAGGCGCTCGCCCGGGTCACGCGCCTCATGATCATGGACGACTTTCGCGAGCGCATCTACGCCGCACAGTCCTCCGAAGAAATCTTCGCCTTGCTCCAGAGCCAAGAGAACAAGTCGTAA